gCAGATTTTCTTTACGGTGAATAAGAAATACAAATCATACTCGTCAATATTAACATTCGGTGATGAAGTTTAAAAATTCGGAAACAATATGTATTCGATTAAGCCAAGTGAAAAAATGTTTAGAAGGAAAGAGTGGAGGTTCACAGACAATATCGTCGCAGCaacgttatatatattcattattatagcTCTAGGCAATGGCCAGACTGTACACATAGATGAATCGACTGAAATCGATACTACGCAAACagatttaagtaatttaaatagtaatatagaATCTAATAATTGCCATAGCTGTCAAATTagtaatagtaatttaaataataaagtaattaatgaaaatcAATATGATCCAaaggataataatatatttgctgATATAATAGATACATTGAGCACGTTTacagaaaaatatgtatttgtaaataatacggAGAGACAGTTACAAAATATACTAGAGCAAGTGCTAGATGAATCACTTAAAAAAGATAAGTTTGAAATATTCGAAGGTGTTGAAATTAAAGCTATTAAtacgataaataaaacaaatcaagcAAAAGACGATTTAGCAACAAGACGACAAGGAAGAGCGTTATTTAGcacatatacatatgaatacagattgtttaaaaaaataaagaacttCGTCGATACCcatatattatctattaacCTACCAAAAGCGGCGAAAATCGTAGGATTCAGGTGTAAGTAATCATTTTGatactttattttgaataaatatatagttttatgatTCCCTCTGTTTCCATTTTGTCCTATTCCCCTTATATGGCCTGCTTAACGCCAACCCACCTGGGCTGGATAactatcataatattatgtatcattGAGGTGCTCGATGAGTGCGCTTAAATAAATTCTTCTGTCCGCTCTTACGCATTACAATTAGAGAAGGGTAAATGTATTTGCTacaaaaattcattttaatttaacataattttatatattgaagctacaactacattaatataatatattacggcTTTACGTTAATCGTTGTTTAGCGGATAATTAGCTAAACAATTCTGTGTCCTCTTCTTTCAAATggcaaatcaataatattagaataaactaaataagtatttaattaaaaagtctttcagcaatgtttataagtaaggtccatattttctacataaaatttttatgtttaacaaaacgttttatttacagCTTTCGGACTAAAGAAACTCTTTTTACCATTACTTATCGGTGTTCAAGTTTTCAAAAGCATACTACTGGCCATGTTCTTGCCAAGTATCTTAGGAAGTTTCGGCAAAATACTCGGCAAAGGTTAGTGGATCCTGGTAAAACTTTCCTAATTAAATCACCGCAAAGTCAAAACTCGGTAACAAACATCACATCTTAAGTTAAGGTGATAGACTCCCGAACTAAATATTGTCTGGAAAACTTACAAACTTTTAATTACTCTGTATCAATTAAGGTTACAAGAATCACTTGCAATGCTAACTTAGATACCTGTAAATATTATGCTAATTTTTCAAATTACGATTGATCatagaaatataaaagattataacataaactaaaatatgttttaataatgaaatactttaaaaacaatatgcgTAGCAGAATGTTCTTGGAAAAGTAAGTTAAAGGTTCATCAAATATTAGGTATAATTTCATCAGTGGGCAAATGCTTAcgtcaaacaaaaataaatataccatcTGGTgcattatatcaaatatataaaaaaattatattaatatttccagGTATATCCCACCTATCAGCAGCTTCCAGTCAAGCTAGCTATCCGCCAGCTAACGGTGACGACCAAACCGCATACAATAATGACAATAAAGACTTCATGGGCTATGAAACGAATCCAGCCGCAACATTCGCTTACACGCAGGATGAAATGTACGGAAATGAGAATGATGTTAATGATCTATCTAATGTTGACATGTCGAGGTAAGATAAAAACTAAATACgacattttaaatagtattatgATGAGTTGTAGCATTACAGATGGCGCTACTAGTCCATTGTATTGCCAATTATTAAGAATGAAATacgtgtaaaaaatatattaagtaattatttattacttggaCTGAAAAATTTACCAGTCTACGTatctattttaaacaaaaaaaatatctcaacgTAGTCTAGGCAACTGTACAAGAGATATCATAGTGTATGGATAAACATTGTTGCGATTTCTATTCGCCTCCCGTAATCCGATGTTACGGATATCCGATATTATGATGAGTTGTAGCATTACAGATGGCGCTTCTAGTCCATTGTATTGCCAATTATTAAGAATGAAATacgcgtaaaaaatatattaagtaattatttattacttggaCTGAAAAATTTACCAGTCTACGTatctattttaaacaaaaaaaaatctcaacgTAGTCTAGGCAACTGTACAAGAGATATCATAGTGTATGGATAAACATTGGTGCGATTTCTATTTGCCTCCCGTAATCCGATGTTACGGATATCCGACACGTCTGGATTGAGTTGCGGCGCAGGAACGTCGGCTTTACGTGTGTAAAGTTCATAGCAGCCATTTTACATATTACTCGAGATTTAACCGAGATCATACTCCGTTATTTTAACCtacgtttgaaataaaattgcatCGGTTAACCTTCATCATACCATACTTAATTGTAAACGATAAAGagcttatctatattatttactattaattaatataatagagaGCCAGCAGAGTACTCGACCCGATATTCGCTACATACGATTTCTATCAAGCCACGTCCCCATGGATTTCCGTATTTTTTCCCTCGTAACTTCCACAAAATGTAGGCCAAgatcataaaacataataatcttTTTCCCAAGTTTACTGCTTATGAagtaatacacaaaaatattgaacatcttatattttgaaagatttatatttcaaaaaattcaattgattatgtagtcttatatattttaacaaaaggaTTTGATAAGATTCGTTTATATTCATgtacgataaataataaatttaatagtatgtAATAAACATAGCTATGTAAATTTGTTGAAAAGACGTTCTtagtttcttgctggttcttctttttatatttaattaaatattgtaacatgacgattcaaaaatgtttttattggccTACttcaataaagaatattttgatttaaagaaaataaattaaggagTCTTTACCCCAGCAGTTACATTAACAAGCTATTACTGTATACTTTCGTCAGTGGTAAAATTCcatagtttaataatttaatctgcCAATTAATTTCTAAAGAAAATACTCAGCCTATAGGCTCAGTATTTAAAGCacttaataagttaaaaaatagaGATCGGCGATATCCCTATCCTTCGAAGATGTCAATCTTTATTTTCCAATAATGCAAATGTTTCAGATACAAATTGAATAGAATACACGCAAAAAAACCAGACACCATATGTATTTATCGCATTCGTAATAAAAAATGACGTCAATTTATTGGTGTCAAATTGGATTTAATGTTTCCTATTTCTAATTTACATAGGTTCCTCAGTCTACGAATACTATTAGGTAAATAAGGTAAGGTTATCGTATAATCTATTAAGTATTTTACATGACCgttttaccaataaaaaaaatactttattttatttaccattagccaataaaaaaaaactttatttaatcctcatatcaaaatcaaaaatattagcTTCGTTAATGTGATGAGGAGAAGGAACTATAAGCTGTCTGTGTTCAAAATTGCATCCAAATCGATACAGTTGTTTTTGCTTAATTGagtaacacataaacatttaaaatatttgttgaataagGCTTAAAGTTACTGTACaggattatatagatgataaaaaagcttCTTGTAAATATCATTCGATTTTCataaacgataaataaaaacgattattacagcactatttttttatttataaaaaagaggaGGTGGTGAGTTTTTTTGTCTGTTCATCTCGGTACAAACTACCGAcagtagctttacattaaattgacCTCGTAAAATGACGCTTCAACAGTGCGTGTAAAACTCgagtaaaattatactttaacttcaaataaaatatcgaaTTGTCGTAATTAaattcttgtatattttttatatgataaacgGGATTCAATCTGAATGAGGTTGGAATTCTAAGAAACACATGTATTGGCTTCAGAAATATTTCTTAAGGTAATACCAATTTGCCGCTTAAACCAAgcgttaatattttactatatatacgtAGATACAATAACAGCCCCAAGGGTTAGTATcgaatttataacttttaggCCGCTTGATGGACCCTCTAACGTAGAATTATTGAGGCTTAAATCTAATATGATGAGGCAGcctcagaaaaaaatatacatataaaagtagCATATCAACGTTCAATTTTAATCGATATAAAAGTctcttaattattttcattatatacctTTTCAACTAATCTTGTTTTCGGTAGTGAAATAAAACTATCTGTCAGATGAAACTCTGAcccaaatatattttcatccaatatatataaaaactgaaaATAATGAATACTTGATTAATCTGGTTGCTAAGAAGAAGAATTTTCATTCGGAACCAATGgtattataagattattataattttcaagatttttataagaattaaacgTGCTTACGTAAATAatcttgaaaattttaaataaagtttgcgTAAGATTCtacttaaagtaaaataaatttaaattttatctgtGAAATAAAGTAAACTTCTCCCATACCTTAAGTACCATTGATAAAACGATTTATTTCCAGATTTGGTGCCGGAGGTCAAAAGGTTTCTTATTTGCCAAGCAAGAATAGTTACTACAAAAACCAAATGACAACAACAACCAATAATTATaaggtaatttaaatataaggtcAGAAAAAGCTTaactaattaattgtatattctTAGTgtgtatttataagttattacgTGCcgggaaataaattaattaatctgttTGTGTGTAAATGTGTAATGCTGGTATGTGTCGTACATAATCATGTCCTGCATGGGAGCAACGTGTTGGAATTAGCTCCGAACCCGTCTCATCAAGAGgagattttgattatttaaaatctcctgcatataattatcttaaattaaaatagaaacgtCTTACGTTAAACAAAGTATTTTCAAAAAGCAAATTTTACAGGAGAGCGttcttaaaattcaaaaaatttCAAGTCATTATTACTTCGTCCCTTGAAGGTCCAAAACTTTGAAACTTCACAAAAGACTCTTATTTTATGTCTACATTATATAactttgtaaattttgtttataagctGATCgattttggttttataatacataaatatacgtcattataatttaatttattatttattgactgattttttattatggaacgccgagatggcccagtggtaagaatacgaaaatcttaaccaatgatcgtgggttcaagcccgggcaagcaccactgaattttcatgtacttaatttatctcgttcttgacggtgaaggatgTGAATTCCTTgtgaatttcactgaaattatgatacatgtgtattccatcaacccgtattggagcagcgtggtggaacaaactctaaaccttctcctcaaaaagggagaggaagtctgagcccagcagtgggacattcacaggctgtattatatttatataataatattattaaaaaaaaattaagtatgtgTCCGATATATACTTATTCAAGGGAATTTAATATGCCTaagattatacatataactaattaaatacatatttattcttggttatttcattatttctatTTCAACTAGcagcatatttataataaaagtataattcagTAAATCAGAAAAAGTGTGTCCCAAAGATAATGCAGaaagtataatatgttattgatGTTTTCCAGATATTCCAGAAGATTCCGGCTTCCTCGATGATCCTGAGTAATTATGACCCGTTCTATTCGCCTTTGCTTTCACGTCTGGATGGCATCTTCGCTAGACTTGGTAAactaattatcttaattataagttccattaaaatctaattaatttgaattaccGAAATCAAACTCAAATCCAAATTGAATATTGAAGCACGTATTGAGTTGGCGTCTGGAAAGAGAAAACAC
The DNA window shown above is from Nymphalis io chromosome 25, ilAglIoxx1.1, whole genome shotgun sequence and carries:
- the LOC126778166 gene encoding uncharacterized protein LOC126778166, translated to MYSIKPSEKMFRRKEWRFTDNIVAATLYIFIIIALGNGQTVHIDESTEIDTTQTDLSNLNSNIESNNCHSCQISNSNLNNKVINENQYDPKDNNIFADIIDTLSTFTEKYVFVNNTERQLQNILEQVLDESLKKDKFEIFEGVEIKAINTINKTNQAKDDLATRRQGRALFSTYTYEYRLFKKIKNFVDTHILSINLPKAAKIVGFRSFGLKKLFLPLLIGVQVFKSILLAMFLPSILGSFGKILGKGISHLSAASSQASYPPANGDDQTAYNNDNKDFMGYETNPAATFAYTQDEMYGNENDVNDLSNVDMSRFGAGGQKVSYLPSKNSYYKNQMTTTTNNYKIFQKIPASSMILSNYDPFYSPLLSRLDGIFARLGLAPTETTTEDNMIVGGQSVSDVKLESCREQLICLMYASPAKYAPYSNLVSAQLSRELNELRRPVSDNPEILRFFRYMRAARRGQEGTDCMEAHSTCAVNTTPSHTMIAAYHDINKLVTARKLKH